One Myxosarcina sp. GI1 genomic window carries:
- a CDS encoding LysR family transcriptional regulator, with protein sequence MSDIPFTLDQLRILKAISSEGSFKRAADSLYVSQPAVSLQVQNLEKQLNVPLFDRGGRRAQLTEAGHLLLSYGEKIISLCQETCRAIEDLQNLQGGTLIVGASQTTGTYLIPRMIGLFRQKYPDVSVQLQVHSTRRTSWAVANGQVDLAIIGGEVPAELQEVLQIIPYADDELALILPAVHTLAREETIHKDDLYKLQFITLDSQSTIRKVIDKVLTCYEIDPKRLKVEMELNSIEAIKNAVQSGLGAAFVSTTAIEKELQMGVLHRAKINEVSIERTLSVIINPNRYRSKAAEAFSKEILPQFSTFRDFQAIDLLCHHQLNIH encoded by the coding sequence ATGTCTGATATTCCCTTTACTTTGGATCAGCTTCGCATTCTCAAGGCAATTTCTTCAGAAGGAAGCTTCAAACGAGCGGCTGATAGTTTGTATGTCTCTCAACCTGCCGTTAGTCTTCAGGTACAAAATCTAGAAAAACAGCTAAATGTACCTTTATTCGATCGCGGCGGGCGCAGAGCGCAGTTGACCGAAGCAGGACATTTATTATTAAGCTACGGCGAGAAAATTATTTCACTGTGTCAGGAAACCTGTAGGGCGATTGAAGATCTCCAAAATTTACAAGGTGGTACCCTAATTGTCGGTGCCTCGCAAACTACAGGAACCTATTTAATTCCGCGCATGATTGGTTTGTTTCGCCAAAAATACCCCGATGTTTCCGTACAGTTACAGGTACACTCAACGCGCCGTACATCTTGGGCGGTAGCAAACGGACAGGTAGATCTGGCTATTATTGGTGGCGAAGTACCAGCAGAGTTACAAGAAGTACTCCAGATTATTCCCTATGCCGATGACGAATTAGCTTTGATTTTACCTGCCGTTCATACCCTGGCACGAGAAGAAACCATTCACAAAGACGATTTGTATAAGTTACAGTTTATTACTCTCGATTCTCAATCAACAATCCGTAAAGTGATTGATAAAGTTTTAACCTGCTATGAAATAGATCCCAAACGTCTTAAAGTCGAGATGGAACTTAACTCAATTGAAGCAATTAAAAATGCCGTACAGTCGGGGCTAGGTGCTGCTTTTGTCTCGACAACGGCGATCGAAAAAGAACTACAGATGGGAGTATTACACCGAGCTAAAATTAACGAAGTCAGTATTGAGCGGACGCTTTCTGTGATTATCAATCCCAATCGCTACCGTTCTAAAGCCGCAGAGGCATTTAGTAAAGAAATTCTACCTCAGTTTTCTACTTTTAGAGATTTTCAGGCTATAGATCTTTTATGTCATCATCAGCTCAACATTCATTAG